CAGGGACAAGTGCTGCAAGCCCGCGCCGACTTGGAGAGCGCGCGCGCGAACCTGGCCGCGGCCCGAGCGAACCTGGAGAAATCGAGAGCCAACGCGGCGCAGGCGGCGGCGGACTTCGCCCGCACCCAGGCCCTGGCCAAGGAAGGCGTGATGAGCCAGCAGCAGCTCGACGTATCGCGTGCGGCAACGCAGTCGGCGGCGGCGCAGGTGAGCTCTGACCAGTCGGCCATCGCGCAGGCGCAAGGGCAGGTCTCGCAGAAGGGGGCGGCGCTACAAGTGGCGCAGACAAATCTGAGCCACACCGTGATCACCGCGCCCATCGATGGAGTCGTGGTCGCGCGCTCGGTGGACGTGGGACAGACCGTCGCCGCTTCGTTGCAGGCGCCCACGCTCTTCACCATCGCCGAAGACCTCACCAAGATGCAGGTCTATGCCAAGACCGACGAAAGCGACGTCGGCCAGATCCGCCCCGGTCAGCGCGTGAGCTTCAAGGTGGACGCGTTCCCGAACAACACTTTTTATGGCCAGGTGCTACAGGTCCGCATGAATCCCACCACCGTGCAGAACGTGGTCACCTACGACACCATCGTCAACTTCGATAATCCGGACAACAAACTCTTTCCCGGCATGACCGCGTACGTGACCATCCCAGTAGCGCAGGCAGACGATGTGCTGAAGATCCCCAACGGCGCGCTGCGTTACAAGCCGGACATGAAGCCGGAAGAAGTGCGCGCGCTCTATATGAAGTACGGCATCGACGCCGGGCGGACGCCGCAGCAGCAGGTAAAGGCAGACCGGGCGCAAGATGCCGCGACGACCGCATCGGGCGATTCCGCCGCAGGCGGCGCCGGCGCCGGCCAAGGTGGCGGCGGGCGGTATCAGCGTCCGCCAGCGCCAGGCGGTGGCGATACGGGCGGGGCTTCGGGTGGCGCCCAGGCCGCGGGTGCCACCATGCCGCAGACGCGCGAGCGCCGCATGGATGTTGCCATCGTGTGGAAGCTGATGCCGGATAAATCCATTGTGCCGGTGCAGTTCCGCACCGGCATCACCGATCACACCGTGACCGAGCTTTCGCAGACCTTGCACGGCGAGTTGAAGGAAGGCGATGAGGTCATCACCGGCTCGGCCAAGACGAGTAGCGGCCAGAGCGGAACGCCGCGCGCGCCGGGAGCTCCCGGCGGCGGCGGGCAACGCAGGTAGTCTGCGGCAGGGGTAGTCCGTAGAAAGACATCACTGATCCACATGGCCACACTCATCGAACCCGGGATGGAAGCCGGCGTCGCCATCGGCGGCGAGGCGGTGATCCAGATCATCGACGTCCACAAGATCTACCAGATGGGCGAGCAGCAGGTACACGCGCTGCGCGGCGTCTCCGCGGAGATCAAGCGGGGCGAGTTCGTCGCCATCATGGGCGCGAGCGGCAGCGGCAAGTCCACCTTCATGAACATCCTGGGCTGCCTCGATAAGCCCAGCTCCGGACAATATCTGCTCGAGGGCGTGGACGTTTCCGGGTTGACCAAGGGCGAGCTGGCCAGGATCCGCAACAAGAAGATCGGCTTCGTCTTCCAGGGATTCAACTTGCTCTCGCGCACCACCGCGCTCGAGAACACCGAACTGCCCACGCTCTACGCGCAGCTGCCCAAAGAAGAGCGCGAGAAGCGGGCGCGGGAAGCGCTCGCCATGGTGGGACTGGCGGAGCGCGAAGATCACTTCCCTTCGCAACTCTCCGGCGGGCAGCAGCAGCGCGTGGCCATCGCGCGCGCGCTGGTGAACCGCCCGGCCATCCTGCTGGCAGACGAGCCCACCGGCAACCTCGACAGCCGCACCGCAGTCGAGATCATGGACATCTTCCAGAAGTTGAACGAAGAGCGCAGCATCACCATCGTGCTGGTGACGCACGAGACCGACATCGCGCAGTTCGCCAAACGCAACATCATCTTCCGCGACGGCAAGATCAAGAAAGACGACCACGTGCCCGACCGGCCACGCGCCGCCGAAGTGCTGCGCACCATGC
This DNA window, taken from Acidobacteriota bacterium, encodes the following:
- a CDS encoding ABC transporter ATP-binding protein; its protein translation is MIQIIDVHKIYQMGEQQVHALRGVSAEIKRGEFVAIMGASGSGKSTFMNILGCLDKPSSGQYLLEGVDVSGLTKGELARIRNKKIGFVFQGFNLLSRTTALENTELPTLYAQLPKEEREKRAREALAMVGLAEREDHFPSQLSGGQQQRVAIARALVNRPAILLADEPTGNLDSRTAVEIMDIFQKLNEERSITIVLVTHETDIAQFAKRNIIFRDGKIKKDDHVPDRPRAAEVLRTMPTIED
- a CDS encoding efflux RND transporter periplasmic adaptor subunit — protein: VTTVQVGSQVSGTIYKLNADFNSHVKKGQVIAEIDPSIFQGQVLQARADLESARANLAAARANLEKSRANAAQAAADFARTQALAKEGVMSQQQLDVSRAATQSAAAQVSSDQSAIAQAQGQVSQKGAALQVAQTNLSHTVITAPIDGVVVARSVDVGQTVAASLQAPTLFTIAEDLTKMQVYAKTDESDVGQIRPGQRVSFKVDAFPNNTFYGQVLQVRMNPTTVQNVVTYDTIVNFDNPDNKLFPGMTAYVTIPVAQADDVLKIPNGALRYKPDMKPEEVRALYMKYGIDAGRTPQQQVKADRAQDAATTASGDSAAGGAGAGQGGGGRYQRPPAPGGGDTGGASGGAQAAGATMPQTRERRMDVAIVWKLMPDKSIVPVQFRTGITDHTVTELSQTLHGELKEGDEVITGSAKTSSGQSGTPRAPGAPGGGGQRR